The DNA region TCCCAGCCGCGCGTGCTCCTGCACATGCCCGTGGATGTGCGCAGCGTCTCTCTCGGGCTGTTGACGCTGTTCGCCGCGGTCACGCTGCTGCACTGGGCCAGCGCCGTGTTCATTCCGCTGATGCTGAGTTTGCTGCTGACCATCGCCCTGCAGCCCGCCGTAGGCTTCCTGCACCGCTGGCACCTGCCACGCTGGCTGGCGGCGGGCCTGCTCTTGATCACCATCGTCACCAGCATCGGCGGGGCGGCGTGGTACCTTAGCGATGGCGCGGCGGAGCTGGTGGATTCCGTGCCCGTGGCCGCCCGCAAGGTGCGCGACGCCATGCGCCCGCACATGCGCGGCCCCAGCCCGCTGGACACCATGCAGAAGGCCGCGACCCAGATCGAAGAAGCAGCCACGCAGAGCATTCCGCCGCAAACGCGCCGCGGCGTGCAGCGCGTGGTGATCGAACGGCCTCCGTTCAACATCCGCGACTATGTCTGGAGCGGCACGGTGGGGCTGATGTCGGCCGTCGGGCAGCTCACGGTGGTGATCTTCCTGACCTTCTTCTCGCTGGCCTCGGGCAACCTCTTCCGGCGCAAGCTCATGCGCATCGCCGGCACGAGCCTGGAGCGGCGCAAGATCACCATGGAGGTGCTGGACGACATCTCCGGCCAGGTCCAGCGCTACCTGCTCGTGCAGGTGTTCACCAGCGTGCTCGTGGGCATCGCCACGGGCTTGGCGTATGCCGCGCTGGGGCTGGAGAACGCCGCCGTCTGGGGCGTGGTGGCCGGGGTGCTCAACCTCGCGCCCTACATCGGCTCGGTGGTGGTGACGGGGGCTTCGGCGCTGGTGGCCTTCCTGCAGTTCGGCACGGTGGACATGGCGCTGGCCATCGGCGGTGCCTCGCTGGTGATCCACACCATCGTCGGCAACCTCATCACGCCTTGGCTGACCAGCCGCACCAGCCGCATGAGCCCGGTCGCCGTCTTCGTGAGCGTGCTGGTATGGGGCTGGCTGTGGGGCCTGTGGGGCCTGCTGCTGGGCATTCCCGTGATGATGGCCGTGAAGGCCGTGTGCGACCGGGTGGACGACCTGCGCGTGGTGGGCGAAATGCTGGGCGACTAGAGCCTCTTCAGGCCCTGGGCGCTGCGGCGGGCGCTGCGGCGGGCGCTGCGCGGGTAAAGCGCAGCCCAGCAAAAGCGAAAGTCCCATCCCAGGCGCCGGCCCGGGGCCAGGCCTCGCCGCGTTCAAGCGGCGCCTGTGTCCGGCTCCCGCGGCGTGCCCGCCAGCAGCTGCTGCGCCATGGCGCGCAGCGGCGTGATCTGCCGGCAGACCAATGCCAGCTGGGTCTGCAGCAACCGCAGGGTGTCGCCCTGGGTACCGGCCGCCTCTTCCAGCGCCCGCTCCAGCGCCTGCGCCATGGCGTCGGAGGCGCCGTCATCCCCTGCGGGCAGCGGCGCCCGCCCCTGCAGCGCCAGCGCAATGCCCTCGATCTGCTGGGCCGCATGGTCGGCCGCCCGCATCACCAGCGGGTCGTTGTCATCCGCCGCCAGGCGGTCGCGGTGCGCCCCCAGGGCCGACAGATAGTTCAGCAGCGTGTGCGACAGCACCAGCATCTGCATGCCGGGGCGCGCATGGCGGCGCACCCAGCGCGGTTCCTGCAGCATGTGCGACAGCGTGGTGGACAGGGCCGCATCGGCGTTGTGTGCGGTGCGCCGCGCCAGGCGGTAATCCAGATCGTCCACCTTGCCCGTGGCGTACTGGGTCATGATCTCGCGCAGGTACAGCGCGTTGGTGAGCACCGCCTGCGCGGCCACTGCGGCCAGCCGGCGGCCCTGCCAGTCGGGCAGCACCAGGAACATCGCCGCCGCCGCGATCGCGCTGCCGAGCAGCGTGTCCAGCAGCCGCGGCCAGATCAGCGCATAGCCATCGCCCGTGCTCTGGTTGAAGCACATCAGCACCAGCAGCGTGATGGCCGCCGTGGCCGTCATGTAGCGCGTGGTGCGCGTGACGAAGAACAGCACGCCCGAGGCCACCGCGAACAGTGCCTGCAGGTGCAGGCTGGGAAACAGCCGCAGCAGCGCCCAGCCCGCCACCAGGCCGATGGCGGTGCCGGCGATGCGTTGCGTCACCTTGGACAGCGTGGCGCCGTAGGTGGGCTGGCACACGAACAGCGTGGCCAGCAGGATCCAGTAGCCGTGCGCCGGATCGGTCACCTGCATGGCCGCATAGCCCACGGCCAGGGCCAGCGACAGCCGCACGGCGTGGCGCAGCAGCGGCGAGCGGGTGTGCAACTGCGCCCTGACGCGGGTCCAGGCGTCGGCCAGCGAACGGGGCGTACGGTCCAGCAGGCTGGTATCGCCGGGCCGCTCCCCTCCTTCGGGGTGCGCTGCCGCCTGCAGCTGCGCATCCAGCGTGGCCAGGTTGCGCGCCAGCGCGCGCAAGGAGCGCAGGGGCCTGCGCCAGACGGGCTGCTCCTGGCGCTCCAGGTAGGCGATGGAATCGTGCAGGTCGGCCATGGCGCGCTGGCCCTCGTCGCCCTGCACGAAGGGCCGGTGCAGCTGCAGCGCCTCGGCCAGCTGCGTGCAGGCCACGCCCTGCAGCTTGAGCACGCGCTGGCAGCGGTACAGCACGTCGCTGTGGAACAGCACATCGGCCCAGTCGTTGTAGTAATAGTGCGAGGAGCTGGCCCGCTCGTGGATGTCCTGCGCGATGAAGTACAGGTTCAGGTGGCGCAGCATGCGGCCTTCGGGCGCGTGGCGGCCCAGGCGGCTGAACAGGCTTTCCTTGGTGGTGTTGAGCGCCGCCACGACCTTGCCGTTGGTCTGCGCCAGCGCCAGGCGGCGGCGCTCCACGTCGATGGCACGCACCGGCTCGAACATGCCGGCCTTGAGCCGCAGATACACGCCCATCTGGCCGTACAGCCGCGCCAGGTTCTGCCGCACGGCCTGGTGCGGGAAGGCGGCGCACCAGGCCAGCGACAGCAGGCCGTACCAGGCCGCGCCCGCCAGCAGCAGCGCGGGCGTGTGCCACCAGGCACCGCCCGCCGCGTGCGCAGCGCCAGGCGCCACGCTGATGGCGGTGTACAGCGCCAGGATGACCGTGGCGGAGGCGATGGCCCGGTAGCGCTCGCCGAGCGCCCCGAGCATGGTGAAGCCGAAGGTGGACAGCGCCAGCCCGGCGACGAACCACACCGGCCACGGCAGCAGCGCCTTCACGGAGAACGCGGCCGTGGCGAAGCACGCGAGGGTGACCAGCAGCGCGCGCAGCCGGCCGCGCCAGCTGTCGTCGGTCTCGGCCAGCGCGCTGGCGATGATGCCCAGAAAGAGGGGAATGACCAGCGGGACCCGGTCCAGCCACCAGCACAGCGCCATGGCGCCGCTGAGCGCCACGAACACCCGCAGGCTGTACACGAACGCATCCTGCGCCCAGAGGCGCCGCAGCAACCCCGCGATTCCGTTTTCCACGATCTCGATCCCGTTCACCTGTCATTGAAGACGCCGCGGCATGCGGCGCCTGTCCCGCCCCGCTGGCCGGCACCCATGCCGGCAGCAAGTTCCGAGCCCGAGCCCCCACCGGGGCGCATATGGCGGGCCGTCAGCCGGTGTTGCGCAGGCCGGCGGCAATGCCGTTGATGGAGATGTGGATACCCGTCTGTACGCGGTCGTCGCCCTGCCCCGCGCGCCAGCGGCGCACCAGCTCGACCTGCAGGTGGTGCAGCGGGTCGATGTAGGGGAAACGGTGGCGGATGGAGCGCGCCAGCGCCGTGTTGTGCGTGAGCCGGTGCTTCTCGCCCGTGATGCGGGCGAGCGCATCGCTGGTGCGCTGCCATTCCGCCTCGATGGCGCCGAAAACCTTTTTGCGCAGTCGCGCATCGGCCACCAGTTCGCTGTAGCGCGAAGCCAGCGCCAGGTCGCTCTTGGCCAGCACCATGTCCATATTGGACAGCAGCGTGCGGAAGAACGGCCACTGCCGGTACATCTTCTGCAGCAGCGCCAGCTGCGCCTTCGGGTCCCGCCCGGGCGCCTTCACGAAGGCCTCCACCGCGGCGCCGAAGCCGTACCAGCCCGGCAGCGTGAGACGGCACTGGCCCCAGCTGAAACCCCAGGGAATGGCGCGCAGGTCCTCGATCTTCTGGCTGGCCTTGCGCGATGCGGGGCGCGAGCCGATGTTCAGCTCGGCGATCTCGCGGATCGGCGTCGCGCTGAAAAAATAGTCGGTGAAGCCCGGCGTGTCGTACACCAGCGCGCGGTAGGCCGACATGCTGGCCTGCGACAGCTCGGCCGCGGCTTCCAGGAAAGCCTTGGTGGCGGGCTTGGTGGGCTGCAGCAGCGTGGCCTCCAGCGTAGCTGCCACCAGCGTCTCCAGGTTGCGCCGGCCGATCTCCGGGTTGGCGTACTTCGACGCGATCACCTCGCCCTGCTCCGTCAGGCGGATCTGGCCGCGCACGGTGCCGGGCGGCTGCGCCAGGATGGCCTGGTAGCTGGGGCCGCCGCCCCGGCCCACCGTGCCGCCGCGGCCGTGGAACATGCGCAGCTGGATGGCCGGGCCGGGCTGGGCCGCATTCATCTCGTCGAACAGCGCCACCAGCGCGATCTCGGCGCGGTACAGCTCCCAGTTGCTGGTGAAGATGCCGCCGTCCTTGTTGCTGTCGCTGTAGCCCAGCATGATGTCCTGCTCGGCCCCGCTGGCCCGCACCAGGGCGGCAAAGCCCGGCAGCGCATACAGCTCGCGCATGATGGGCGCGGCATTGCGCAGGTCTTCGATGGTCTCGAACAGCGGCACCACGATCAGGTCGGCCGTGCATTCGCTGTCCAGCGTGCCGTGCATCAGGCCCACTTCCTTCTGCAGCAGCAGCACTTCTAGCAGGTCGCTCACCGTCTCGGTGTGGCTGATGATGTAGTGCCGGATGGCCTGCCGCCCGAAGCGTTCGCGCATCAGGCGCGCCGTCTCGAAGATGGCGATCTCGCCCCGGGTGTGCTCGGAATAGTCGGCGCCCACCACGCGCAGCGGCCGGGCGTCGGACAGCAGGCGCAGCAGCAGCGAGCGGCGTTCCGGCTCGGGCAGCGCGCCGTAGTCCGGCTCGATGCGGGCGGTGTCCAGCAGCTCGGCGATCACGCGCTCGTGCTGGTCGGAACTCTGGCGCAGATCCACCGTGGCAAGGTGGAAGCCGAACACCTCCACGGCACGCACCAGCGGGTGCAGGCGCTCCGCGGCCAGCGGGGCGCCGCGGTGGGAGCGCAGCGAGGCCTCGATCACGCGCAGGTCCGCCAGGAACTCTTCCGCGGTGGCGTAGGCGTTCTGCGGCGCCACGGCGTGGCGGGCGGCGTCGCCGCCGGTCAGGTTCTTCAGCGTGGCCGCCAGGCGCGCATAGATGCCGGTGAGTGCGCGGCGGTAGGGCTCGTCCTGGCGGTGCTCGCTGTGGTCGGGCGAGCGTTCGGCCAGCGCCTGCATCTCGGGCGAGACCTGCACCAGCCGCGCCGACAGCGACAGTTCGCCGCCCAGAAAGTGCACTTCGGTCAGGTAGTGGCGCAGCGCCACCTCGGCCTGCCGGCCCAGGGCCAAAGACAACGTGGCCGCGCTGACGTTGGGGTTGCCGTCGCGGTCGCCCCCGATCCACTGGCCCATGCGCAAAAAGCTGGGCACCGGCTGGCTGCCCAGCTCCCGCTCCAGGTCGGCATACAGCTTGGGGATCTCGGTGAGAAAGGTCGACTCGTAGTACGACAGCGCGTTCTCGATCTCGTCGGCCACGGTGAGCTTGGAATAGCGCAGCAGGCGCGTCTGCCACAGCTGCGCCACGCGGGCGCGCAGCCGCGCCTCGTTGGCGGCCAGCTCGCGGGGGGTCAGCGCATCCTTGGCGCTGTTGTAGAGCTGGGCGCGCGCCTGCAGGTCGTCGCGCTCGGCCAGCAGCTCGGCGATGTCGCGCTCGGCATCCAGAATGCTCTTGCGCTGCACCTCGGTGGGGTGGGCGGTCAGCACGGGCGCCACGTAGCTTTTGGCGAGCGTCTGCGCCACGGTGCGGGGCGCGATGCCGGCCCAGCGCAGGCGCGCCAGGGCCACTTCGATGCTGCCCTCTTGCGCGCTGCCGGCACGCTCGTGCACCGTGCGGCGGCGGATGTGGTGGCGGTCCTCGGCCAGGTTGGCCAGGTGGCTGAAGTAGGTGAAGGCGCGGATCACGCTCACCGTCTGGTCGCCGGTCAGGCCCTTGAGCAGCTTCTTGAGCGCCTTGTCGGCGTCCTGGTCCGCATCGCGGCGGAAGGCCACCGACAGCTTGCGCACCTGCTCCACCAGGTCGTAGGCGGCCACGCCCTCCTGCTCCCGGATCACGTCGCCCAGAATGCGCCCCAGCAGCCGGATGTCCTGGATCAGCGGCAGGTCCTTGTCGGCCTTGCGGGGCACGGCAGTCTTGTCGCTGGCAGCGTCGGTCTTGCGGGCGGTCGTCGTCATGCGAGAGGCTCTCCTGGCGCGCTCCGCGCCCGTGTTTTTGACTTGAATCAAGAAGGGATACTGCAGCGCACCATGCTAGCATCCCGCGCACGCTGTCCGGCCCCGGGGGCGGTGACAATGACACGGTGATGAAGACCTCTGCCCCGCCCCCCTCCCCCCTCGTGATCGCCACGCGCGAAAGCCGCCTCGCCCTCTGGCAGGCCGAGCATGTCCAGACCCTGCTGCGCGCCCGCGGACACGATGTGTCCTTGCTGGGCATGACCACCAAGGGCGACCAGATCCTGGACCGGTCGCTGAGCAAGGTGGGCGGCAAGGGCCTGTTCGTGAAGGAGCTGGAAGTCGCCCTCGACGAAGGCCGCGCCCACCTCGCCGTGCACTCGCTCAAGGACGTGCCCATGGACCTGCCCGAGGGCTTCGCGCTGGCCTGCGTGATGGAGCGCGAGGACCCGCGCGACGCCTTCGTCTCCCTCCGTTACGCCTCCCTGGCCGAACTGCCGCAGCGCGCTGTGGTCGGCACCTCCAGCCTGCGCCGCCAGGTGCTGCTGCAGGCCCTGCGGCCCGACCTGCGCATCGAACCGCTGCGCGGCAACCTCGACACCCGCCTGCGCAAGCTGGACGAAGGCCAGTACGACGCCATCGTGCTGGCCGCCGCCGGGCTCAAGCGCCTGGGCCTGGACACACGCATCCGCGCCACCTTCGATCCCGAACATATGCTGCCCGCCGCCGGCCAGGGCGCGCTGGGCATCGAGGTGCGCACCGAACGGCAGGATCTGATCGAGGCGCTCGCCCCGCTGGCCCACATGCCCACCTGGCTGACCGTGACGGCCGAACGCGCCGTGAGCCGCAGCATGGGCGGCAGCTGCTCCATGCCGCTGGCGGCCCACGGCCGCTGGTCCGGCAGCATGTTGACGCTCGATGCCGCCTGGGGCGACCCGGAAGGCCGCAAGCCGCTGGTCCACGCCAGCGGGCAGGCAGAAATTTCCACGCTGGCCCAGGCGCAGGCACTGGGTGAATCGGTCGCGGCGCAGCTGCGCGCCGGTGGCGCCGAAGGCGCCTGCTGAAACGGCGCCCTACCCAGCGCCCGCCGCCCCCATGCCCCGCCGCCGCGCCATCGTCACCCGGCCGCAGCGCGATGCGCGGCAGTGGGCCCAGGATCTGCTGGCCGCCGGCATCGAGGCGGTGGCCCTGCCCTTGATCACCATCCGCGGCGTCCACGACCCGGCCCTGCAAAGCGCCCTGCTGCGCGCCCGCGCCGAGTGCCACAACTACCGGGCGCTGATGTTCGTGAGCGGCAATGCCGTGCACTATTTCTTCGAAGGTTTTCCGGATCCAGCACTTGCTGCGCCTGCGCATGCAGCTATCAATACCAGAGCATGGGCACCCGGCCCCGGCACCGCCCAGGCCTTGCGCGACGCCGGCGTGCCGGCCGGCCGCATCGACCGGCCCGCACCCGATGCCGCGCAATTCGATTCGGAATCGCTATGGCAGCAGGTCGCTCCTCAGATCGGCCCGGGGGACCGGGTGCTGATCGTGCGCGGCGCCGCCGGCCCGGCCACCGAGGGCGGCTCCGGCCGTGACTGGCTGGCACGGCAGATCGCTGCGGCGGGCGGCTCCGTGGAGTTCGTCGCCGTGTATGAACGCGCCGCGCCCGTGCTGTCGCCAGCGCAGCAAGTGCTGGCACAGGAGGCGGCCACGGACGGCTCGGTCTGGCTGCTCAGCAGCTCCGAAGCCGTCACCCACCTGCGCGCGGCCCTGCCCGGCCAGGACTGGTCTCGCGCTCATGCCCTGGCGACGCATCCACGCATTGCAGGCGCCGCGCGGGCGGCCGGTTTCGGCACGGTCACCGAATGCCGCCCGGCCTTCGATGACGTGGTGGCGTCGATAGAATCGCTGCATGAGCTTTGAGCCCGACAAGGACCTGTCCGCCCCGCCACAGGCCCGCGTGAACCCCGCAGCCCCCGCCCTCTCCGTGGGCGCCCGCACCGCGCTGTACGTGCTCGGCACGGTCGCGCTGGCCAGCCTCGTCAGCAGCGTGCTGCTGTGGCAGCGCCTGTCGGGCATCCAGGAACAGCTCGCCCGCCAATCGGCCGACTCCGGCGCGCAGGCCATCGAGGCCCGCACCATGGCCCGCCAGGCCCAGGAACTGGCCCGCGATACCGCCGCGCGCGTGGCGGTCAGCGAGACCCGGCTGAGCGAGGTCGCCCTGCAACGCAGCCAGCTCGAAGAGCTGATGCAGAGCCTGTCGCGCTCGCGGGATGACAACCTGGTGGTGGACATCGAATCCAGCGTGCGCCTGGCCCAGCAGCAGGCCCAGCTCACCGGCAGCCTGGAGCCGCTGGAAGCCGCCCTCAAGAATGCCAACCAGCGCATCGAGCGCGCGGCCCAGCCGCGCCTGGCGCCGCTGCAGCGGGCCATCGGCCGCGATCTGGAGCGCCTGACCCGCGCCTCCGTCACGGACACCGCCGGCCTGCTGGGCCGCCTGGACGATCTGGTGCGGCAGGTGGACGAGCTGCCGCTGCTCAATGCCGTGGCCCAGGCCTCCGCCATGCGCCGCATGGCCAACGCACCGGATGCACCGGCAACCGCCGCCGCCCCGGCCGCGGACGTGCCCCGATGGCAGGCGGTGCTGTACGGCGCCTGGGAAGTCGTGCGCGACGAAGCCCGCGGGCTGCTGCGCGTGAGCCGCATCGACCGCCCGGAGGCGGTGCTGGTGTCGCCCGAGCAGGCCTTCTTCCTGCGCGAGAACCTGAAGCTCAAGCTCATCAACGCCCGCCTGGGCGTGCTGGCACGGCAGCTGGATTCGGCCCGCGCCGATCTCAGCGCTGCGACCGTATCGATCAACAAGTATTTCGACCCTGCCTCGCGCCGGGTGCAGAACGCCGCCACCATGCTGCAGCAGGCCCAGGCCCACATGAAGGCGGCCGAGCTGCCGCCCCTGGACGACACGCTGGCCGCACTGGCCACGGCGGCGGCCGGCCGCTGAACAGACGAAAGCACGGCACCCCGCTATGCGCGCAGCACTCTGGCTTCTGGCACTTTTCGGCGCCGCCGTGGCGGTGGCCCTGTTCGCGGGCAACAACCAGGGCACGGTGACGCTGTTCTGGCCGCCTTACCGCATCGACCTATCCCTCAACATGGTGCTGTTGCTGCTGTTCGGCGGCTTCGGCACGCTCTACGCCGCACTGCGCGGCCTGGCGGCACTGCTGGAGCTGCCGCGCCAGGCGCGCCGCTGGCGCCTGCAGCAGAAAGAGCGCGTCATGCACGCGGCGCTCATGGACGCACTCTCGCAGCTGCTGGCGGGCCGCTTCCTGCGATCGCGCAAGGCGGCCGTGGCCGCGCTGTCGCAGGAAAGCGCGCTGGAGGCAGCGGGCCAGGCCGTCCCCCATGCGCGCCAGCTGCGCACGCTGGCCCACCTGGTCGCCGCCGAAAGCTCCCACGCCCTGCAGGACCGCCCCACGCGCGAGGCGCACCTGCAGCAAGCGCTGCAGAACATTCCCGACCGGGCCTCCACGGCCGAACTGGAACTGCGCGAAGGCGCCCAACTGCGAGCCGCACGCTGGTCGCTGGACGAACACGACGCCCAGGCCGCGCTGGAGCATCTGGCGGCCCTGCCCCAGGGCGCAGCCCGGCGCACG from Paracidovorax wautersii includes:
- a CDS encoding AI-2E family transporter; translated protein: MPSPPAPTPEPPPAEAPPPPPPDAAEAADAASPPAPPPAAPPPPTPPPAQPAAAASAVEATATVLPLSGDPSQPRVLLHMPVDVRSVSLGLLTLFAAVTLLHWASAVFIPLMLSLLLTIALQPAVGFLHRWHLPRWLAAGLLLITIVTSIGGAAWYLSDGAAELVDSVPVAARKVRDAMRPHMRGPSPLDTMQKAATQIEEAATQSIPPQTRRGVQRVVIERPPFNIRDYVWSGTVGLMSAVGQLTVVIFLTFFSLASGNLFRRKLMRIAGTSLERRKITMEVLDDISGQVQRYLLVQVFTSVLVGIATGLAYAALGLENAAVWGVVAGVLNLAPYIGSVVVTGASALVAFLQFGTVDMALAIGGASLVIHTIVGNLITPWLTSRTSRMSPVAVFVSVLVWGWLWGLWGLLLGIPVMMAVKAVCDRVDDLRVVGEMLGD
- the yccS gene encoding YccS family putative transporter, which produces MENGIAGLLRRLWAQDAFVYSLRVFVALSGAMALCWWLDRVPLVIPLFLGIIASALAETDDSWRGRLRALLVTLACFATAAFSVKALLPWPVWFVAGLALSTFGFTMLGALGERYRAIASATVILALYTAISVAPGAAHAAGGAWWHTPALLLAGAAWYGLLSLAWCAAFPHQAVRQNLARLYGQMGVYLRLKAGMFEPVRAIDVERRRLALAQTNGKVVAALNTTKESLFSRLGRHAPEGRMLRHLNLYFIAQDIHERASSSHYYYNDWADVLFHSDVLYRCQRVLKLQGVACTQLAEALQLHRPFVQGDEGQRAMADLHDSIAYLERQEQPVWRRPLRSLRALARNLATLDAQLQAAAHPEGGERPGDTSLLDRTPRSLADAWTRVRAQLHTRSPLLRHAVRLSLALAVGYAAMQVTDPAHGYWILLATLFVCQPTYGATLSKVTQRIAGTAIGLVAGWALLRLFPSLHLQALFAVASGVLFFVTRTTRYMTATAAITLLVLMCFNQSTGDGYALIWPRLLDTLLGSAIAAAAMFLVLPDWQGRRLAAVAAQAVLTNALYLREIMTQYATGKVDDLDYRLARRTAHNADAALSTTLSHMLQEPRWVRRHARPGMQMLVLSHTLLNYLSALGAHRDRLAADDNDPLVMRAADHAAQQIEGIALALQGRAPLPAGDDGASDAMAQALERALEEAAGTQGDTLRLLQTQLALVCRQITPLRAMAQQLLAGTPREPDTGAA
- the ppc gene encoding phosphoenolpyruvate carboxylase, yielding MTTTARKTDAASDKTAVPRKADKDLPLIQDIRLLGRILGDVIREQEGVAAYDLVEQVRKLSVAFRRDADQDADKALKKLLKGLTGDQTVSVIRAFTYFSHLANLAEDRHHIRRRTVHERAGSAQEGSIEVALARLRWAGIAPRTVAQTLAKSYVAPVLTAHPTEVQRKSILDAERDIAELLAERDDLQARAQLYNSAKDALTPRELAANEARLRARVAQLWQTRLLRYSKLTVADEIENALSYYESTFLTEIPKLYADLERELGSQPVPSFLRMGQWIGGDRDGNPNVSAATLSLALGRQAEVALRHYLTEVHFLGGELSLSARLVQVSPEMQALAERSPDHSEHRQDEPYRRALTGIYARLAATLKNLTGGDAARHAVAPQNAYATAEEFLADLRVIEASLRSHRGAPLAAERLHPLVRAVEVFGFHLATVDLRQSSDQHERVIAELLDTARIEPDYGALPEPERRSLLLRLLSDARPLRVVGADYSEHTRGEIAIFETARLMRERFGRQAIRHYIISHTETVSDLLEVLLLQKEVGLMHGTLDSECTADLIVVPLFETIEDLRNAAPIMRELYALPGFAALVRASGAEQDIMLGYSDSNKDGGIFTSNWELYRAEIALVALFDEMNAAQPGPAIQLRMFHGRGGTVGRGGGPSYQAILAQPPGTVRGQIRLTEQGEVIASKYANPEIGRRNLETLVAATLEATLLQPTKPATKAFLEAAAELSQASMSAYRALVYDTPGFTDYFFSATPIREIAELNIGSRPASRKASQKIEDLRAIPWGFSWGQCRLTLPGWYGFGAAVEAFVKAPGRDPKAQLALLQKMYRQWPFFRTLLSNMDMVLAKSDLALASRYSELVADARLRKKVFGAIEAEWQRTSDALARITGEKHRLTHNTALARSIRHRFPYIDPLHHLQVELVRRWRAGQGDDRVQTGIHISINGIAAGLRNTG
- the hemC gene encoding hydroxymethylbilane synthase gives rise to the protein MKTSAPPPSPLVIATRESRLALWQAEHVQTLLRARGHDVSLLGMTTKGDQILDRSLSKVGGKGLFVKELEVALDEGRAHLAVHSLKDVPMDLPEGFALACVMEREDPRDAFVSLRYASLAELPQRAVVGTSSLRRQVLLQALRPDLRIEPLRGNLDTRLRKLDEGQYDAIVLAAAGLKRLGLDTRIRATFDPEHMLPAAGQGALGIEVRTERQDLIEALAPLAHMPTWLTVTAERAVSRSMGGSCSMPLAAHGRWSGSMLTLDAAWGDPEGRKPLVHASGQAEISTLAQAQALGESVAAQLRAGGAEGAC
- a CDS encoding uroporphyrinogen-III synthase, with product MPRRRAIVTRPQRDARQWAQDLLAAGIEAVALPLITIRGVHDPALQSALLRARAECHNYRALMFVSGNAVHYFFEGFPDPALAAPAHAAINTRAWAPGPGTAQALRDAGVPAGRIDRPAPDAAQFDSESLWQQVAPQIGPGDRVLIVRGAAGPATEGGSGRDWLARQIAAAGGSVEFVAVYERAAPVLSPAQQVLAQEAATDGSVWLLSSSEAVTHLRAALPGQDWSRAHALATHPRIAGAARAAGFGTVTECRPAFDDVVASIESLHEL
- a CDS encoding uroporphyrinogen-III C-methyltransferase, whose amino-acid sequence is MSFEPDKDLSAPPQARVNPAAPALSVGARTALYVLGTVALASLVSSVLLWQRLSGIQEQLARQSADSGAQAIEARTMARQAQELARDTAARVAVSETRLSEVALQRSQLEELMQSLSRSRDDNLVVDIESSVRLAQQQAQLTGSLEPLEAALKNANQRIERAAQPRLAPLQRAIGRDLERLTRASVTDTAGLLGRLDDLVRQVDELPLLNAVAQASAMRRMANAPDAPATAAAPAADVPRWQAVLYGAWEVVRDEARGLLRVSRIDRPEAVLVSPEQAFFLRENLKLKLINARLGVLARQLDSARADLSAATVSINKYFDPASRRVQNAATMLQQAQAHMKAAELPPLDDTLAALATAAAGR